Proteins co-encoded in one Capnocytophaga ochracea DSM 7271 genomic window:
- the pth gene encoding aminoacyl-tRNA hydrolase gives MKKYLIACLGNIGAEYANTRHNIGFLVADTLVKDHNASFTTQKLGDLAEIKVKGRTFILLKPSTYMNLSGKAVRYWMEKENIPLENLLVICDDLNIPFGTIRIKGKGSDGGHNGLKDIQAQLNTQQYARLRFGISSNFESGRQIDYVLGEWAPEEQTLLPERLQKSAEAVLSFGLAGLNITMNTFNNK, from the coding sequence ATGAAGAAATATTTAATCGCCTGCCTCGGCAATATAGGGGCTGAATACGCCAACACTCGTCATAATATAGGATTCCTTGTAGCCGATACATTGGTGAAAGACCATAATGCTTCTTTTACTACTCAGAAGCTTGGTGACCTCGCCGAAATTAAAGTGAAAGGGCGTACCTTTATATTGTTGAAACCCTCCACGTATATGAACCTCAGTGGCAAAGCAGTACGCTACTGGATGGAAAAAGAAAACATTCCTTTGGAAAACCTCTTGGTCATTTGCGATGACCTAAATATCCCGTTTGGCACTATCCGTATCAAAGGCAAAGGTAGCGACGGGGGTCACAACGGACTTAAAGATATACAAGCCCAACTGAACACCCAACAATATGCGCGTTTGCGCTTTGGTATTAGCAGTAATTTTGAATCAGGCAGGCAAATAGACTATGTACTCGGCGAGTGGGCTCCCGAAGAGCAAACCCTCTTGCCTGAACGCCTACAGAAATCTGCCGAAGCCGTCCTTTCTTTTGGCTTAGCAGGGCTTAATATTACAATGAACACCTTTAATAACAAGTAA
- the rimO gene encoding 30S ribosomal protein S12 methylthiotransferase RimO: MRTRSIKKNTINVVTLGCSKNVYDSEVLMGQLKAGGKEVVHEQKGNIVVINTCGFINNAKEESINTILDYVQQKEAGLVDKVFVMGCLSERYKPDLEKEIPDVDQYFGTSELPALLKVLGADYKHELIGERLTTTPKNYAYLKISEGCDRPCSFCAIPLMRGAHLSTPIEALVTEAEKLAAKGVKELILIAQDITYYGLDLYKKRALADLLRALVKVEGIEWIRIHYAFPTGFPMDVLEVMKTEPKICNYLDIPLQHISDSILASMKRGTTQAKTTKLLKKFREAIPEMAIRTTLIVGYPGETEEDFQKLKDFVKEMRFDRLGCFTYSHEENTTAYALEDDVPEEVKLARANEIMEIQSQISWELNQEKVGKTFRCLIDRKEGNYFVGRTEYDSPDVDNEVLIDAKKHYVKIGDFTDIKIIEATDYDLYGEPC, translated from the coding sequence ATGCGAACAAGAAGTATAAAGAAAAACACTATAAACGTCGTAACCCTTGGGTGTTCTAAAAACGTGTATGACAGCGAAGTACTGATGGGGCAACTTAAAGCGGGTGGCAAAGAGGTGGTGCACGAGCAAAAGGGCAATATTGTGGTGATTAACACTTGTGGGTTTATCAACAATGCCAAAGAGGAGAGTATCAACACTATTTTGGACTATGTGCAACAGAAAGAAGCTGGATTGGTAGATAAGGTGTTTGTGATGGGGTGTCTCTCTGAACGCTATAAGCCCGATTTGGAGAAAGAAATCCCTGATGTAGACCAATACTTCGGTACTAGCGAACTGCCTGCCCTTTTGAAAGTACTCGGCGCCGACTATAAACACGAGCTCATAGGAGAGCGCCTCACTACTACCCCTAAGAACTACGCTTATCTGAAAATATCGGAAGGTTGCGATCGCCCTTGTAGCTTTTGTGCAATTCCACTAATGCGCGGGGCGCACCTATCGACCCCTATTGAAGCTCTTGTAACCGAAGCGGAGAAGTTGGCTGCCAAAGGGGTGAAAGAACTTATACTCATCGCCCAAGATATTACCTACTACGGTCTTGACCTCTACAAAAAGCGTGCTTTGGCTGACCTATTGCGTGCTCTTGTGAAAGTAGAAGGCATCGAGTGGATACGCATACACTATGCATTCCCTACCGGCTTCCCGATGGACGTATTGGAAGTGATGAAGACTGAACCTAAAATCTGCAACTATTTAGACATTCCGCTTCAACATATTTCTGACTCTATCCTCGCAAGTATGAAGCGCGGTACTACCCAAGCGAAGACTACTAAACTGCTGAAAAAGTTCCGCGAAGCAATACCCGAAATGGCTATACGCACTACCCTTATTGTGGGGTACCCAGGAGAAACGGAAGAAGACTTCCAGAAGCTGAAAGACTTTGTAAAAGAAATGCGCTTCGACCGTTTGGGTTGTTTTACTTACAGTCACGAGGAAAACACTACCGCCTATGCGCTCGAAGACGATGTGCCGGAAGAAGTAAAACTTGCACGTGCTAACGAGATTATGGAGATACAATCGCAAATATCGTGGGAGCTTAACCAAGAGAAAGTAGGAAAGACTTTCCGTTGTCTCATCGACCGCAAAGAGGGCAATTACTTTGTAGGTCGCACCGAATACGACTCGCCCGATGTAGACAACGAGGTGCTTATCGATGCTAAAAAACACTATGTAAAGATAGGTGATTTTACAGATATAAAGATTATCGAGGCTACCGATTACGATTTGTATGGAGAGCCGTGCTAA
- a CDS encoding alpha-2-macroglobulin family protein, which yields MKKISFVLIALLVAIACKKNVNFNSDPLAFKDYISGYTSGLISAHSGIKILLNEPLSQDKMDKVSDLNLFEISPKVKGKVVCVNPTLVEFMPEKPLAQNTEYRVSFHVKKLYAVPKKELEIFNFTVKTFQQAFRVRSNELQSYNRDYYFLSAELLANDQIPYETAKEILKATLDGKKVGVKFQSQGTNNKFVIIFDSLPRLNKEQTLQIKWDVKDIPKENLIPFSYTIPQKGVFKALNAKTDGANQAFSVNFSDPLEKEQDFTGLISLSDTNTALKYSVNGNVVKVFREEQKEGDYKVHISKGIKNIYGDRLEKEATFDIKFLQQKPDIRFLKSGTILPSSQNLKINFQTINLRAVNVTVYRIFENNIFQFLQDNDLGGGSYIQRVGKPIARKVLKLNDSALYPLNEWNTYSLDLASVITPEPGAIYRVELGMTKNYSLYACGAKNEEPLDLSFEQKPLNDDDVTYSQYYDYDEEFYWEEDEDSPCKDNYYYGRTVGTNVLASDLGVIVKKGQTNNFTIVVNDLLTTKPVVGAIVEVFSYQQQKIQEGKTDSKGILRLNLSSRAYFAKVKKDKFTTYVKLDDGAPQSVSKYDVDGMRLQKGLNGFIYTERGVWRPGDSIYVGFILNDFAQKTPEKLPIKLRFTDPYGKVIAERMQSSNPTNQYVFGLKTNSDAPTGNWNVSISAGATKFSKRIKIETIKPNRLKIENNLNGKLISQKGDNVRLQVLWLHGSPAGNTGVSVKAKFYPLETAFKGYEKYVFNNRAYQFESEEMNVFEGRTDSNGNANFYFRTNDLDAPGMLKVNFLTQANESGGDFSTDVSTASFSPYSEYVGLRLPETNKYDYYNTQQNHTFDAVVLSEEGKPLSHKDVSVTVYKVGWNWWWDASNQNISTYNSSSSNAIYTTKNITTDSSGKARFTLNIPDADWGRYFIMLTDDQSGHKCGTTAYFDWGDWTGKSRGSEGSEAVMLALGTNKKEYSVGEKAKISFPSDKGGRALISVENGNDVLETHWVETANKETTFEVPITNKMTPNMYFYVTLLQPHNKTLNDAPIRLYGVIPVKVVDKNTVLNPIIQMPDRLIPNQKVQIKVSEKSGKPMTYTLAIVEDGLLNLTRFKTPNPWNTFFSKTALGVKTWDVYDDVIGAYGGTINQAFSIGGDEDLGGADAQKANRFKPFVIFRGPFELKKGAANTHTVKIPNYMGSARVMVVASDVKGNAYGSAEKKDIPVVSPLSILGSLPRKAVPNEKIVLPVTVFAMEKQVKNVSLQVETNGLFKVVSTRNQQLHFEKTGEQMAYFELETTSQTGIGKVKIIATSGKEKATYEVEMDVYNPNPVTYVVQNAVLQGGQSHSLNINLFGEKAKTVLEVSSFPGVNLTQRLGYLIAYPHGCSEQLTSGAFPQLFLADFVTLSKEKADEVNRNVSATISKLYENQLSNGGFTYWKGGKYADDWVTSYIGQFFVEAEKKGYVLPSGSKQRWLDYQNNEARQWRYEGKYQNDFAQAYRLYTLALAGNPNIGAMNRLRELSELTPNAKRTLAAAYALAGQKQTAEKLFLTTAIDDDADSYYGSVLRNKAMAMETALLIGRKEDAGRWALEIAEKLSTNDWLSTQTTAYSLYAMAKYVQKNKSGRNIVASYTLGGKTENLKSTEPILQKTLAAKGNETLQVKNNGNQTLYVRLITSGILPVGKELAMQNGLSLNTTYRDNNGHTLDVTNLRQSTQFVATIEITNLTGERVDNVALTQIIPSGWEIVNTRFTDYDEGDGNGYIDYTDFRDDRANFYLSLKAKQTKYIKLKLNASYAGHYYLPGTYAEAMYSNRYNTRTNGRWVEVIRK from the coding sequence ATGAAAAAAATAAGCTTTGTACTGATAGCGTTGTTGGTCGCTATCGCTTGTAAGAAGAATGTAAATTTCAACAGCGACCCACTAGCTTTTAAAGATTATATTTCAGGGTATACCTCAGGGCTTATCTCTGCTCACTCAGGAATAAAAATACTACTGAACGAACCCTTGTCGCAAGACAAAATGGACAAGGTGAGCGACCTTAACCTCTTTGAAATTTCGCCTAAGGTGAAAGGAAAAGTGGTGTGCGTAAACCCTACACTTGTAGAGTTTATGCCTGAAAAACCATTGGCTCAAAACACAGAGTACCGCGTGTCGTTTCACGTAAAGAAGCTCTATGCAGTACCAAAAAAGGAACTGGAGATTTTCAACTTTACAGTGAAAACTTTTCAACAAGCCTTTCGAGTAAGGTCAAACGAGTTACAGTCGTATAACCGTGATTATTATTTTCTTAGTGCTGAACTCTTGGCTAATGACCAAATACCTTACGAAACCGCTAAAGAGATTTTAAAAGCGACTCTTGATGGGAAGAAAGTAGGAGTGAAGTTCCAGTCGCAAGGCACTAATAACAAGTTTGTAATTATCTTCGACAGCTTGCCTCGTCTCAACAAAGAACAAACTCTCCAAATAAAATGGGACGTTAAAGACATACCTAAAGAAAACCTTATACCTTTCTCTTATACTATTCCGCAAAAGGGGGTATTCAAGGCACTGAACGCTAAAACCGACGGTGCCAACCAGGCTTTCAGTGTAAACTTTTCTGACCCCTTAGAAAAAGAACAAGATTTTACAGGACTCATAAGCCTCAGCGATACCAATACTGCACTGAAATACAGCGTAAACGGCAACGTAGTGAAAGTCTTCCGCGAGGAACAAAAAGAGGGTGACTACAAGGTGCACATTTCTAAAGGTATCAAGAATATCTATGGCGACCGATTGGAAAAAGAAGCGACTTTTGACATCAAATTTTTACAGCAAAAACCCGATATTCGCTTTCTTAAGAGCGGTACTATCCTACCGAGCTCACAGAATTTGAAAATCAACTTTCAAACTATTAACTTGCGCGCGGTGAATGTAACGGTATACCGCATTTTCGAGAACAATATCTTTCAGTTTTTACAAGATAACGATTTGGGCGGAGGCTCGTATATACAGCGTGTAGGCAAGCCTATTGCACGGAAAGTACTCAAACTGAACGACAGTGCGCTCTATCCGCTGAACGAGTGGAATACTTATTCGCTCGACCTTGCTTCGGTGATTACGCCCGAACCAGGGGCAATTTACCGAGTAGAATTAGGAATGACCAAAAACTATTCACTCTACGCTTGTGGTGCTAAAAACGAAGAACCTCTTGACCTTTCGTTTGAACAAAAACCATTAAATGACGACGATGTAACCTACTCTCAATACTATGATTACGACGAAGAATTCTATTGGGAAGAAGACGAGGATAGTCCTTGTAAAGACAATTATTACTACGGCAGAACGGTGGGTACCAATGTGCTTGCTTCCGACCTTGGAGTGATTGTAAAAAAAGGACAAACGAACAACTTTACCATAGTAGTAAACGACTTGCTCACTACCAAACCAGTAGTTGGAGCAATAGTAGAGGTTTTCAGCTACCAACAGCAGAAAATACAAGAAGGCAAAACCGATAGTAAGGGAATACTACGGTTAAATCTCAGTAGCCGTGCTTACTTTGCCAAAGTGAAAAAAGACAAATTCACTACTTATGTGAAGTTAGACGACGGCGCACCACAGTCGGTAAGCAAATACGATGTAGATGGTATGCGCTTACAGAAAGGGCTCAACGGTTTTATCTATACCGAACGCGGCGTATGGCGACCCGGTGATAGCATTTATGTGGGCTTTATATTGAACGACTTTGCCCAAAAGACCCCTGAAAAACTGCCTATCAAACTGCGCTTTACTGACCCTTATGGAAAGGTGATAGCCGAGCGTATGCAGAGTAGCAACCCTACCAACCAGTATGTATTTGGACTGAAAACCAACTCCGATGCGCCTACGGGCAACTGGAATGTGAGTATCTCGGCAGGGGCTACAAAATTCAGCAAACGCATCAAGATTGAAACCATTAAGCCTAACCGCTTGAAGATAGAGAACAACCTCAACGGTAAACTTATCAGTCAAAAAGGCGACAATGTGCGCTTGCAAGTGTTGTGGTTACACGGCTCTCCAGCAGGTAATACAGGTGTGAGCGTGAAAGCGAAGTTCTACCCCTTAGAAACTGCCTTCAAAGGTTATGAAAAATACGTGTTCAACAATCGCGCTTATCAGTTTGAGAGCGAAGAGATGAACGTATTTGAAGGGCGTACCGATAGCAACGGGAATGCGAATTTCTACTTCAGAACGAACGACTTAGATGCTCCTGGTATGCTAAAAGTGAACTTCCTCACCCAAGCCAACGAAAGTGGTGGCGATTTCAGTACCGATGTGAGTACCGCCTCTTTTTCACCTTATAGTGAGTATGTAGGTTTACGCTTGCCCGAAACCAACAAATACGATTATTACAACACCCAACAAAACCACACTTTCGATGCAGTAGTACTCAGCGAAGAAGGCAAACCACTCAGCCATAAAGATGTGTCGGTAACCGTGTATAAAGTAGGCTGGAACTGGTGGTGGGACGCTTCGAACCAGAATATCTCTACCTATAATAGCAGTAGTAGCAATGCTATTTACACCACTAAAAACATCACTACCGACAGCAGTGGTAAAGCACGTTTTACACTCAATATTCCGGATGCCGACTGGGGTCGCTATTTTATTATGCTCACTGATGACCAAAGCGGTCATAAGTGTGGCACGACTGCTTATTTTGATTGGGGTGACTGGACTGGCAAATCGCGTGGCAGTGAAGGTAGTGAAGCGGTAATGCTCGCTTTGGGTACTAACAAAAAAGAATACAGCGTAGGTGAAAAAGCTAAGATTAGTTTCCCGTCAGACAAAGGCGGTCGCGCGCTCATCTCGGTAGAAAACGGGAACGATGTACTCGAAACTCACTGGGTAGAGACCGCTAATAAAGAAACTACTTTTGAGGTACCTATCACCAATAAAATGACGCCTAATATGTATTTTTACGTTACCCTCTTGCAACCTCACAACAAAACGCTCAATGATGCGCCTATACGCCTCTATGGGGTGATACCGGTGAAGGTGGTAGACAAGAATACCGTCCTCAATCCTATAATCCAAATGCCCGACCGATTGATACCTAACCAAAAGGTACAGATAAAAGTAAGTGAGAAATCGGGTAAACCGATGACATACACTTTGGCTATCGTAGAAGATGGACTCCTAAACCTCACCCGCTTCAAAACTCCTAACCCTTGGAATACTTTCTTTAGCAAAACTGCTCTTGGAGTAAAGACTTGGGACGTGTACGATGATGTAATAGGTGCTTATGGAGGTACTATCAATCAAGCGTTCAGTATAGGAGGAGATGAAGATTTAGGCGGTGCCGATGCACAGAAAGCAAACCGTTTCAAACCGTTTGTGATATTTAGAGGTCCTTTTGAACTAAAAAAAGGGGCAGCCAATACTCATACCGTGAAAATTCCTAACTATATGGGTTCTGCTCGTGTGATGGTAGTAGCCAGCGATGTAAAGGGCAATGCCTATGGTAGTGCTGAGAAAAAAGATATACCTGTGGTGAGTCCGTTATCAATTTTGGGTTCCTTACCACGCAAAGCAGTGCCTAACGAGAAAATCGTGTTGCCGGTAACCGTTTTTGCTATGGAAAAACAAGTGAAGAACGTATCGCTACAAGTAGAGACTAACGGTTTGTTTAAAGTAGTAAGCACACGCAACCAACAGTTGCACTTTGAGAAAACAGGGGAGCAAATGGCTTACTTTGAACTTGAAACCACCTCGCAAACGGGTATTGGTAAGGTGAAAATCATTGCTACTTCGGGTAAGGAAAAAGCGACTTATGAGGTGGAAATGGATGTGTACAACCCTAATCCTGTAACATATGTAGTACAAAACGCCGTATTGCAGGGCGGACAGTCGCATTCTCTCAATATCAATCTTTTTGGTGAAAAAGCCAAGACTGTATTAGAAGTATCGAGCTTCCCAGGGGTGAACCTTACCCAGCGTTTGGGTTATCTTATCGCTTATCCGCACGGTTGTAGCGAGCAACTCACCTCAGGGGCGTTTCCTCAACTTTTCTTAGCTGACTTTGTAACCCTTTCTAAAGAAAAAGCCGATGAGGTGAACCGCAATGTAAGTGCTACCATTAGCAAATTGTATGAAAACCAACTCTCTAATGGAGGATTTACCTACTGGAAAGGTGGCAAGTATGCCGATGATTGGGTAACCTCGTATATAGGTCAGTTTTTTGTAGAAGCCGAGAAGAAAGGTTATGTATTGCCCTCAGGTAGCAAACAGCGTTGGCTCGACTATCAGAACAATGAGGCGCGCCAATGGCGTTACGAGGGTAAATATCAAAACGATTTTGCCCAAGCCTATCGCCTCTATACTTTGGCACTCGCCGGAAATCCTAACATAGGCGCTATGAACCGCTTGCGTGAACTCAGTGAGCTCACTCCTAACGCTAAACGCACTTTGGCAGCTGCCTACGCTCTTGCCGGACAAAAGCAAACCGCTGAAAAGCTCTTCCTAACTACCGCTATAGACGATGATGCTGATAGCTATTACGGCTCGGTGTTGCGCAATAAAGCAATGGCAATGGAAACCGCTTTGCTTATCGGTAGGAAAGAAGATGCAGGACGTTGGGCATTGGAGATTGCCGAAAAGCTCTCGACTAACGATTGGCTCAGCACTCAAACTACAGCCTATTCGCTTTATGCAATGGCAAAATATGTACAGAAGAACAAGAGCGGTAGAAATATAGTAGCCAGTTATACTTTGGGTGGTAAAACCGAAAACTTAAAATCTACCGAGCCAATACTACAGAAGACGCTTGCAGCCAAAGGCAATGAGACTTTACAAGTGAAGAACAACGGCAACCAAACCCTCTATGTACGCCTCATTACCAGCGGTATATTACCTGTAGGCAAAGAGCTCGCTATGCAAAACGGACTTTCGCTGAACACGACTTACCGCGATAACAACGGACACACGCTTGATGTGACCAATTTGCGCCAAAGCACTCAGTTTGTAGCTACTATTGAGATTACAAACCTCACAGGCGAGAGAGTAGACAATGTAGCACTTACCCAAATTATCCCTTCGGGCTGGGAGATTGTAAACACGCGATTTACGGATTACGACGAAGGTGATGGCAACGGTTATATAGACTACACTGATTTCCGTGATGACCGTGCGAATTTCTACTTGTCGCTGAAAGCCAAACAAACGAAGTATATCAAACTCAAGCTGAATGCTTCGTATGCGGGACACTATTATCTGCCAGGTACTTATGCTGAGGCAATGTACAGCAACCGCTACAATACCCGTACCAATGGTAGATGGGTGGAGGTAATTAGGAAATGA
- a CDS encoding DUF6909 family protein, whose amino-acid sequence MKSRAQESTNAIERMYVTMRHLFSRGFYKPMGISGEALRESLLVLRPEIYGSIAESKSELSGLIYVLDRLPEGIEQCKYINLIADEGYRQSHFKPIIPPKRRRNCYRIDPEQMNIEITRGRSDIYDVLTHLTFLFIESHKIADRILLDDNKISHDWAKLEANIQKNKLTLAEREATFIHIGNLLGRTFEEVLGAYKALATPTLPDRFIHIIYWLGKLALNERVNDDKRTITFSTVLRERIGHHLHGEIWAEHIKHILLKNGLLERPLHIISANMHSVMNSLFAEKALAKEVEVSSRVELFELLSLPESEPLRKKVKEYAHKHGMISVDDTSGTNIDVQLFDTAKIDFTDTPYEVHHLEKGEKPVILVMDYAFGEQAFETIDELLKPYYKGGKTYFLDVLSISIMGKAGILEGEKGDLMIPTAHIFEGTADNYPFHNEFTKADFEGNGLKVFEGSMITVLGTSLQNKDILKFFLHSTWNAVGLEMEGVHYQKAIQSASKIRKSIREDVKVRYAYYASDNPLETGSTLASGGLGTTGVKPTYLITFKILEQIFN is encoded by the coding sequence ATGAAAAGTAGAGCACAAGAATCCACGAACGCTATAGAGCGTATGTATGTAACGATGAGACACCTCTTTTCAAGGGGTTTCTATAAACCTATGGGTATCTCGGGCGAGGCACTACGCGAATCGCTACTGGTATTGCGCCCAGAAATCTATGGCAGTATTGCTGAGAGTAAATCGGAACTGAGCGGGCTTATTTACGTACTTGACCGTCTGCCAGAAGGGATTGAGCAGTGTAAATACATCAACCTAATTGCTGATGAGGGATACCGCCAATCGCACTTCAAACCTATTATCCCACCGAAGCGTCGCCGCAATTGTTACCGTATAGACCCTGAGCAGATGAATATTGAAATCACTCGTGGTCGCTCGGATATTTACGATGTGCTTACGCACCTTACTTTCCTATTTATAGAGTCACACAAAATCGCTGACCGCATTCTGTTAGACGACAATAAAATTTCGCACGATTGGGCAAAATTAGAAGCTAATATACAAAAGAATAAACTCACCCTTGCCGAGCGTGAGGCTACCTTTATACACATAGGCAACCTTTTAGGGCGCACTTTTGAAGAGGTGCTGGGGGCTTACAAAGCCTTAGCTACTCCTACCCTACCCGACCGCTTTATCCACATTATTTACTGGTTAGGCAAGCTCGCTCTGAACGAACGCGTAAACGACGATAAGCGCACTATCACCTTTAGCACTGTATTGCGCGAGCGTATCGGGCATCACCTGCACGGAGAGATATGGGCGGAACACATCAAGCATATATTACTAAAAAATGGACTCTTAGAACGCCCGTTACACATCATCAGTGCCAATATGCACAGCGTGATGAACAGCTTGTTTGCTGAAAAAGCACTTGCCAAAGAAGTGGAAGTAAGCTCACGTGTAGAACTCTTCGAGCTCCTAAGTCTGCCTGAAAGTGAACCTTTACGCAAAAAAGTGAAGGAATACGCTCATAAACACGGAATGATTTCGGTAGACGATACTTCTGGTACGAACATCGATGTGCAACTGTTTGACACTGCCAAAATAGACTTTACAGATACACCATACGAAGTACATCATCTTGAAAAGGGTGAAAAACCTGTGATATTAGTAATGGACTACGCTTTTGGTGAACAAGCCTTTGAGACCATAGATGAACTCCTAAAACCTTATTACAAAGGAGGCAAGACCTATTTCTTAGACGTGCTTTCTATCTCAATTATGGGTAAGGCAGGCATCTTGGAAGGTGAGAAAGGAGACCTAATGATTCCTACTGCACACATCTTCGAAGGTACGGCAGATAACTATCCTTTCCACAACGAATTTACGAAAGCTGACTTTGAAGGCAATGGACTGAAAGTGTTTGAGGGCTCTATGATTACTGTGCTAGGAACTTCACTACAAAACAAAGATATATTAAAATTCTTCCTACACTCTACGTGGAATGCAGTAGGCTTAGAGATGGAAGGTGTACATTACCAAAAAGCCATACAGTCGGCATCAAAAATACGCAAGAGCATACGTGAAGATGTGAAAGTGCGTTATGCTTACTACGCTTCCGACAATCCTTTGGAGACTGGTAGCACTCTTGCCTCAGGAGGCTTGGGCACTACAGGAGTAAAGCCTACCTACCTCATCACCTTTAAAATATTAGAGCAGATTTTTAACTAA
- a CDS encoding regulatory protein RecX: protein MEATAKTYTVQEAKERLEAYCAYQERCHREVIAKLRAMGMIPLAIDDIVVHLIQNDFLNEERFAKSFARGKFRIKKWGRVRIERELKTRGLSDYNIEVGLEEIDEEEYIDTFEIVAEKKQATIKEKNPYKAKAKLTNYLLYRGWEPDLVYEKVEELYEK from the coding sequence ATGGAAGCTACTGCAAAGACCTATACCGTACAAGAGGCAAAAGAGCGATTGGAAGCCTATTGTGCTTACCAAGAGCGTTGCCACCGCGAGGTAATAGCGAAACTGCGCGCGATGGGTATGATACCTTTGGCTATTGATGATATAGTGGTACACCTGATACAGAACGACTTCCTAAACGAAGAGCGCTTTGCTAAAAGCTTTGCCCGTGGTAAGTTTCGCATCAAAAAATGGGGACGTGTGCGCATAGAGCGGGAACTAAAAACCAGAGGGCTTTCGGATTACAATATTGAAGTTGGCTTAGAAGAAATTGACGAAGAAGAATACATAGATACTTTTGAAATAGTGGCTGAGAAAAAACAAGCTACCATTAAAGAAAAGAACCCTTATAAAGCTAAAGCTAAACTGACAAACTACCTACTGTACCGCGGTTGGGAGCCGGATTTAGTTTATGAGAAAGTAGAAGAATTATATGAAAAGTAG
- the folB gene encoding dihydroneopterin aldolase, whose amino-acid sequence MQHIILKNIRVHANHGCLAEEGIIGSDYRVDVKVKVPLEKAIKSDRLADTVDYVHLNRIVKEEMAIRSELLEHVAGRIIDRIFKELSEVQKITLEIAKINPPINGDVASVSVKIKQKKLAN is encoded by the coding sequence ATGCAACATATTATCTTAAAGAATATACGCGTTCACGCCAATCACGGATGCCTTGCTGAAGAGGGTATTATAGGGAGTGATTACCGCGTGGATGTGAAGGTGAAAGTTCCTCTTGAAAAAGCTATTAAGAGCGACCGGCTTGCTGACACGGTAGACTATGTACACTTGAACAGGATTGTAAAAGAAGAGATGGCTATACGGTCGGAATTATTAGAGCACGTAGCGGGTCGCATTATAGACAGGATATTCAAAGAACTTTCTGAGGTTCAGAAGATAACACTTGAGATTGCAAAAATCAATCCCCCTATTAATGGCGACGTAGCCTCGGTGAGTGTAAAAATAAAACAGAAAAAACTTGCTAATTAA
- a CDS encoding PorP/SprF family type IX secretion system membrane protein codes for MKRIVLLMLALCTMGGKALSQELNLPQMNQYLADSEFLIAPTYAGIGDFVRIRLSAGTQWVGVKGAPDYQSLAGDMRLGERSGVGLMLYNDRNGNTKQMGGKATFAHHLTLDRYDNHFISFGISYALNTFRIDIDKFDNIPDPQVTNDRFTVNHNFDVAVLYRYKRWFVNLSGLNILNKDIERFYKEEPKALRNYLVYAGYRYKKDKNSRFEIEPSVLYQYYESDGRSTTDFNLKFRWMDLDDYYWVGVNYRSLNDQIFKPLNIGPMAGLKRGMVYFAYSYQIHLNELIRYNSGTHVVTLGLDLFQGVSNCKCAQR; via the coding sequence ATGAAAAGAATAGTATTGTTAATGCTCGCACTATGCACTATGGGGGGGAAAGCTCTTTCGCAAGAGCTGAACTTGCCACAAATGAACCAATATTTGGCAGATAGCGAATTTCTTATAGCCCCTACCTATGCAGGTATTGGGGACTTTGTGAGAATACGTCTTTCAGCAGGTACTCAATGGGTAGGCGTTAAGGGCGCTCCTGATTATCAATCGCTTGCGGGAGATATGCGTTTAGGAGAACGCAGTGGCGTGGGGCTTATGCTTTATAATGACCGCAACGGGAACACCAAGCAAATGGGGGGTAAAGCTACGTTTGCGCACCACCTTACACTTGACCGTTATGACAACCACTTTATTTCATTTGGTATTTCGTATGCCTTAAACACTTTTAGGATTGATATCGACAAGTTCGACAATATTCCTGACCCACAAGTTACTAACGACCGCTTTACTGTGAATCACAACTTTGATGTAGCGGTGCTTTACCGCTATAAAAGATGGTTTGTAAACCTATCGGGTTTGAACATCTTAAACAAGGATATTGAGCGTTTCTACAAAGAAGAGCCTAAGGCTTTGCGCAACTACCTTGTTTACGCAGGATACCGTTATAAAAAAGATAAGAACAGTCGTTTTGAAATAGAGCCTTCAGTACTCTATCAGTACTACGAAAGCGACGGGCGTTCTACTACTGATTTTAACCTTAAATTCCGCTGGATGGATTTAGACGATTATTATTGGGTAGGGGTGAATTATCGCTCGTTAAATGACCAAATCTTCAAACCACTAAACATTGGTCCTATGGCGGGGCTCAAACGCGGAATGGTGTACTTTGCATACTCTTACCAAATCCACTTAAACGAACTTATCAGATACAACTCAGGTACTCACGTGGTAACCTTAGGTCTTGACCTATTCCAAGGAGTAAGTAACTGTAAATGTGCACAGCGATAG